The Tubulanus polymorphus chromosome 6, tnTubPoly1.2, whole genome shotgun sequence genome includes a region encoding these proteins:
- the LOC141907577 gene encoding protein lifeguard 1-like isoform X1 codes for MADTSPIADEASSYDDFNTFEFSDKTIRQGFIRKVYSILTIQLLVTISIMCCFIFIEPVKQWAFENNWVWLVAFGVTIICLIVLACCADVRRKFPMNIIFLGIFTLCEGILLGTVSCRYKTDAVLMAAGITTVVAVGLTIFSFQTKWDFTMCSGALFVLTIVLLVFGIICLIVRNRYASIAYASLGALIFAMYLVMDTQMMIGGKHKYALSPEEYIFAALNLYLDIVNMFMFILSIIGLSGGN; via the exons ATGGCTGATACTTCGCCGATAGCTGATGAGGCGTCAAGTTATGATGACTTCAACACCTTCGAATTTTCTGACAAAACCATTCGACAAG GTTTTATTCGGAAAGTGTACAGCATTCTTACCATACAACTTCTAGTGACAATATCCATAATGtgttgtttcatatttat TGAGCCAGTAAAACAATGGGCTTTTGAGAACAATTGGGTATGGCTGGTTGCTTT tggtGTCACAATTATTTGTTTGATAGTTTTGGCGTGTTGTGCAGATGTCCGTAGAAAGTTTCCGATGAACATAATTTTTCTCGGAATTTTT ACACTTTGCGAAGGAATTCTACTTGGAACAGTTTCATG TCGATACAAAACTGATGCCGTTCTTATGGCCGCTGGTATTACAACA GTTGTGGCTGTAGGTCTGACAATATTCTCCTTCCAAACAAAG TGGGATTTTACTATGTGCAGCGGTGCCTTATTCGTTTTGACGATTGTCCTTCTTGTTTTCGGTATAATTTGTCTGATCGTAAGGAATCGG TATGCCTCAATCGCGTATGCATCTTTGGGAGCTCTGATTTTTGCAATG tatcTGGTAATGGACACTCAAATGATGATCGGAGGTAAACACAAGTACGCTTTATCGCCTGAGGAATACATCTTCGCAGCATTAAATCTGTATCTGGATATCGTCAACATGTTCATGTTCATTTTATCGATTATCGGACTGTCCGGTGGAAACTAG
- the LOC141907577 gene encoding protein lifeguard 1-like isoform X2: MNVQIFPQTDNEIKSFIRKVYSILTIQLLVTISIMCCFIFIEPVKQWAFENNWVWLVAFGVTIICLIVLACCADVRRKFPMNIIFLGIFTLCEGILLGTVSCRYKTDAVLMAAGITTVVAVGLTIFSFQTKWDFTMCSGALFVLTIVLLVFGIICLIVRNRYASIAYASLGALIFAMYLVMDTQMMIGGKHKYALSPEEYIFAALNLYLDIVNMFMFILSIIGLSGGN; this comes from the exons ATGAATGTACAAATCTTTCCACAAACAGATAACGAAATCAAAA GTTTTATTCGGAAAGTGTACAGCATTCTTACCATACAACTTCTAGTGACAATATCCATAATGtgttgtttcatatttat TGAGCCAGTAAAACAATGGGCTTTTGAGAACAATTGGGTATGGCTGGTTGCTTT tggtGTCACAATTATTTGTTTGATAGTTTTGGCGTGTTGTGCAGATGTCCGTAGAAAGTTTCCGATGAACATAATTTTTCTCGGAATTTTT ACACTTTGCGAAGGAATTCTACTTGGAACAGTTTCATG TCGATACAAAACTGATGCCGTTCTTATGGCCGCTGGTATTACAACA GTTGTGGCTGTAGGTCTGACAATATTCTCCTTCCAAACAAAG TGGGATTTTACTATGTGCAGCGGTGCCTTATTCGTTTTGACGATTGTCCTTCTTGTTTTCGGTATAATTTGTCTGATCGTAAGGAATCGG TATGCCTCAATCGCGTATGCATCTTTGGGAGCTCTGATTTTTGCAATG tatcTGGTAATGGACACTCAAATGATGATCGGAGGTAAACACAAGTACGCTTTATCGCCTGAGGAATACATCTTCGCAGCATTAAATCTGTATCTGGATATCGTCAACATGTTCATGTTCATTTTATCGATTATCGGACTGTCCGGTGGAAACTAG
- the LOC141907577 gene encoding protein lifeguard 1-like isoform X3 — MSGGLGFIRKVYSILTIQLLVTISIMCCFIFIEPVKQWAFENNWVWLVAFGVTIICLIVLACCADVRRKFPMNIIFLGIFTLCEGILLGTVSCRYKTDAVLMAAGITTVVAVGLTIFSFQTKWDFTMCSGALFVLTIVLLVFGIICLIVRNRYASIAYASLGALIFAMYLVMDTQMMIGGKHKYALSPEEYIFAALNLYLDIVNMFMFILSIIGLSGGN; from the exons ATGTCCGGTGGACTAG GTTTTATTCGGAAAGTGTACAGCATTCTTACCATACAACTTCTAGTGACAATATCCATAATGtgttgtttcatatttat TGAGCCAGTAAAACAATGGGCTTTTGAGAACAATTGGGTATGGCTGGTTGCTTT tggtGTCACAATTATTTGTTTGATAGTTTTGGCGTGTTGTGCAGATGTCCGTAGAAAGTTTCCGATGAACATAATTTTTCTCGGAATTTTT ACACTTTGCGAAGGAATTCTACTTGGAACAGTTTCATG TCGATACAAAACTGATGCCGTTCTTATGGCCGCTGGTATTACAACA GTTGTGGCTGTAGGTCTGACAATATTCTCCTTCCAAACAAAG TGGGATTTTACTATGTGCAGCGGTGCCTTATTCGTTTTGACGATTGTCCTTCTTGTTTTCGGTATAATTTGTCTGATCGTAAGGAATCGG TATGCCTCAATCGCGTATGCATCTTTGGGAGCTCTGATTTTTGCAATG tatcTGGTAATGGACACTCAAATGATGATCGGAGGTAAACACAAGTACGCTTTATCGCCTGAGGAATACATCTTCGCAGCATTAAATCTGTATCTGGATATCGTCAACATGTTCATGTTCATTTTATCGATTATCGGACTGTCCGGTGGAAACTAG
- the LOC141907292 gene encoding uncharacterized protein LOC141907292, translated as MARVQQQGKSMPFLSESKWWYFPVVADGDILPVGAKELRIGDEVIYVKNVTWIKNGEAELEPTCTDCVQSDYYCHVFGDCCGPVPNAKTDQSKRLHFQVKHASCIRINFLKPGYYWMINTCASDFDGDNRIKLKCENSTDHVLQSYAVFKAGWLPFKNIFCARCHSLRNDQVTLIKPLIFCPGLREELHSSVREAVAAGNIPTNCSLLFKNPDPNAVNEQQPILRQCAEDWDHELVTEIRPKTSPVALFITTQARLPVITNVLSPICKACQQILNPIITFNDSRALAYKNYYCIECFNAGLKVDEDQLFCLLVKKNPYSRYKLGLKILLDFSLTDGLRYQTLDNTFTPIVSIDSECTADEIFDHNLYMCTSEACLLGYERDGKLCRLNTEIYFMEVNIEIELRFLFPTDQYETPITLPGVNLCSDHRKHRPLQQVGDIKKLENDKYEMIVKYLYSERKLYSINETLGWKLINESRNYIGCVFEGFEYFFIEETLTTYDINPRTVCAAEPIYTHLPETADMKSVERFSVEMEAETGRLVLHNITARYGRGIIVASRTCHTPLTDCIRKRYGNSTTKCVIRPGINTESDLSRLFSHIVPISSSLSILSLGFTIIVFILFAELRNIPGLLLMNLCVALLIALVLQLTTTTVNHSDVCIYVSALKHYLWLVVFVSMSSIAVKMGLAFTTFKRDFNEKTAFCLYLLSVWFIPLLIVVPLITCEFTGSLAIYGRLGICWISNKQVMLYGFVLPISFLVLINYILFAAIIWGIRMSMMKGSSLSHMHTQFRIIGRVSIVLGLTWIVGFVAIAVDHLIVWFIFDVINSMQGVFIAVAFACNKRVLSLFKQRFQKPPNEMSTVKTMSRK; from the exons ATGGCGCGCGTTCAACAGCAAGGAAAATCAATGCCGTTCTTGTCCGAGAGCAAATGGTGGTACTTCCCTG TCGTTGCGGATGGCGATATTCTGCCAGTAGGTGCTAAAGAACTTCGAATTGGCGACGAGGTAATCTACGTCAAAAATGTAACCTGGATAAAAAACGGCGAGGCTGAACTGGAACCAACTTGTACGGATTGTGTCCAGTCGGATTACTACTGTCATGTGTTTGGAGACTGCTGTGGACCGGTTCCTAATGCGAAGACTGACCAGAGCAAGAGGCTTCATTTTCAGGTGAAACACGCCTCATGCATACGCATCAATTTCCTAAAACCAGGTTATTACTGGATGATCAACACGTGCGCCAGTGATTTTGATGGTGACAATCGCATAAAACTTAAATGCGAAAATTCTACCGACCACGTGTTGCAGTCGTACGCTGTTTTTAAAGCAGGTTGGCTACcgtttaaaaacatattttgcgCACGATGTCATAGTCTTCGTAACGACCAGGTAACTCTGATCAAACCGCTTATATTCTGTCCTGGTCTTCGCGAGGAATTGCATTCGTCGGTGAGAGAGGCGGTAGCTGCAGGAAACATTCCCACAAATTGCTCATTACTCTTCAAGAATCCTGATCCCAATGCGGTGAATGAACAGCAACCGATACTCCGTCAATGTGCCGAAGATTGGGACCATGAACTTGTTACAGAAATTCGCCCCAAAACATCTCCGGTAGCACTTTTTATAACCACGCAGGCCCGCCTCCCTGTGATAACGAACGTTTTATCTCCGATATGTAAGGCTTGTCAGCAAATCCTGAATCCGATTATAACGTTCAACGATTCCAGAGCACTCGCATACAAAAACTATTATTGCATCGAATGTTTTAATGCTGGTCTCAAGGTCGATGAGGATCAGTTGTTCTGTCTATTGGTAAAGAAGAACCCATATTCACGTTACAAATTAGGCCTGAAAATACTTCTCGACTTCAGTTTAACAGATGGTCTGCGTTATCAAACTCTAGACAATACATTTACACCAATCGTTTCTATCGATAGCGAATGCACAGCTGATGAAATATTCGATCATAATTTATACATGTGTACAAGCGAAGCGTGCCTGCTTGGCTATGAAAGGGATGGAAAATTGTGTCGTTTGAACACGGAGATCTATTTCATGGAagtaaatatagaaattgaattgaggTTTTTATTTCCTACAGACCAGTATGAGACACCTATTACACTTCCAGGGGTGAATTTGTGTTCCGATCATCGGAAACATCGTCCACTTCAGCAAGTCGGTGACATTAAAAAgcttgaaaatgataaatatgaaatgatcGTCAAGTATCTATATTCTGAAAGGAAATTATACAGTATAAACGAAACATTAGGTTGGAAACTAATCAACGAAAGTCGAAATTATATCGGCTGCGTATTCGAAGGTTTCGAATACTTTTTCATCGAGGAAACGCTAACAACGTACGACATAAATCCGAGGACGGTCTGCGCCGCAGAACCGATCTACACGCATCTACCAGAAACGGCCGATATGAAATCCGTAGAACGGTTTTCTGTAGAAATGGAGGCAGAGACGGGTCGACTAGTTTTGCATAACATAACAGCGCGTTACGGTCGTGGTATTATTGTCGCAAGTCGAACCTGCCACACTCCACTTACCGATTGTATTAGAAAAAGGTATGGCAACTCAACAACAAAATGTGTCATCAGACCTGGAATCAATACTGAAAGTGACCTGAGCAGGCTGTTTTCACATATAGTTCCAATTAGCAGTTCACTTTCGATACTAAGTTTAGGTTTTACAATAATAGTATTCATACTATTTGCCGAGTTAAGAAATATACCGGGATTGTTATTGATGAATCTCTGTGTAGCTCTACTGATCGCCTTAGTACTTCAGTTGACAACTACTACTGTCAATCATTCTGACGTATGCATCTATGTATCCGCCCTGAAACACTATTTATGGTTAGTTGTTTTCGTTTCTATGAGCTCCATTGCTGTTAAAATGGGCCTAGCGTTCACTACATTTAAAAGAGATTTCAATGAGAAAACGGCGTTTTGCCTATATTTACTGTCAGTGTGGTTCATTCCTCTTTTGATCGTCGTTCCTCTGATAACGTGCGAATTCACCGGCTCGCTCGCTATCTACGGAAGATTAGGTATTTGTTGGATCAGCAACAAACAAGTTATGCTTTACGGATTCGTCTTGCCGATCTCTTTTTTGGTCCTAATTAATTACATCTTGTTCGCTGCGATTATTTGGGGTATCCGCATGTCGATGATGAAAGGGTCGAGTCTAAGTCACATGCACACTCAGTTTAGAATCATCGGCCGAGTATCGATAGTTTTGGGTCTTACGTGGATCGTTGGATTCGTCGCCATCGCTGTCGATCACCTGATCGTTTGGTTCATATTTGACGTCATCAATTCGATGCAAGGCGTTTTCATCGCCGTAGCATTCGCGTGTAACAAACGCGTTTTGAGTCTGTTCAAACAACGGTTTCAAAAACCACCGAATGAAATGTCGACGGTTAAAACCATGTCTCGAAAATGA
- the LOC141907293 gene encoding uncharacterized protein LOC141907293, whose amino-acid sequence MTLVIMMDSAMRKHTYAWYIATLAVCDNAMLSVRFCSWLNMILLAMGKKAVIGFYNDVGCILGEGIPDVMQITGAWMMATIAFERFLIVWFPFITTRLSPKVARLIIVGVFIFAILSTLYYIIYIRFVSDVNFCAVPQEIGWITQLYLGFPMEYIPALVIIISNALVVFSLFRHRPTDTSKVSSKARNKITAMLLLLTCSFLILTLPAWIFEGVVKRYFGSISGELPAREIIEFFYQMNYGINFFIYVISGNEVRLVMKRRVLSCMRFVGVSFTRNPASSMYEDSLSIQTKRTMADISSSNHM is encoded by the exons ATGACCCTGGTGATAATGATGGACAGCGCTATGAGAAAGCACACATACGCCTGGTACATCGCCACCTTAGCTGTTTGCGACAACGCCATGCTGTCGGTACGGTTTTGTTCTTGGTTGAACATGATTTTATTGGCTATGGGAAAGAAAGCGGTTATTGGTTTTTATAACGATGTCGGCTGTATCCTCGGTGAAG GTATTCCAGATGTGATGCAGATAACGGGTGCGTGGATGATGGCTACTATTGCGTTCGAGCGTTTTCTTATCGTCTGGTTCCCGTTTATTACGACCAGGCTCAGTCCAAAGGTCGCAAGATTGATTATCGTCGGGGTCTTCATATTTGCCATTCTGTCCACGCtatattatatcatttacatCCGTTTCGTGAGTGATGTAAACTTCTGCGCGGTCCCGCAGGAAATCGGATGGATTACCCAACTCTATCTCGGCTTTCCCATGGAGTATATACCAGCACTAGTCATCATAATAAGCAATGCTTTGGTAGTTTTCTCGCTTTTCCGCCACAGGCCGACCGACACCAGCAAAGTTTCGTCCAAAGCGCGTAACAAAATCACCGCCATGTTACTCTTGCTAACATGCTCGTTCTTGATTCTGACCCTTCCCGCCTGGATCTTCGAAGGTGTCGTCAAGCGATATTTCGGCTCGATCAGCGGCGAGTTACCGGCTCGTGAAATCATCGAGTTCTTCTATCAGATGAACTACGGCATAAATTTCTTCATCTACGTCATTTCCGGCAACGAGGTTCGTCTGGTTATGAAGCGCAGGGTGCTGTCGTGTATGAGATTCGTCGGTGTGTCGTTCACCAGAAACCCGGCTTCGTCGATGTATGAAGATTCCTTGAGCATTCAAACGAAAAGAACGATGGCCGACATAAGCAGCAGTAATCATATGTGA
- the LOC141907905 gene encoding muscle-specific protein 20-like isoform X2 has protein sequence MSTHAANSALASKYDPNHERDVIDWVQNLLSIELKPGMTEMKNQLLNGQILVKLVKRIFEGTPQLPAKAANFKFKLNESDAPFKKMENINNFLKAIEFYGVPKTGLFQTVDLYEGRNMTQVLNSILQLGSEAQRHGFNGMTIGPKPTEKNFREFSDAQLKAGQGIIGLQAGTNKCASQKGMGMGATRHISDIKVDDMSKEGQGVIGLQAGSNKGASQSGMSLGATRHISDIKVDSMSAEGQGVIGLQAGSNKGASQSGMSIGATRHISDIKVDSMSAEGQGVIGLQAGSNKGASQSGMSIGATRHISDIKVDGASREGQGVIGLQMGTNQGANQSGMNIGNTRHIVD, from the exons atgtcGACGCACGCAGCTAATTCTGCT TTGGCATCAAAATATGACCCGAACCACGAGCGCGATGTCATCGACTGGGTTCAAAATCTGCTCAGTATTGAACTCAAGCCCGGCATGACCGAAATGAAAAATCAGCTGTTAAATGGGCAGATTTTAGTGAA ACTGGTAAAACGTATCTTCGAAGGGACACCGCAACTTCCGGCCAAGGCAGCCaacttcaaattcaaactcaacGAATCCGATGCACCTTTCAAAAAG atggaaaatatcaataactTCTTGAAAGCCATCGAGTTTTACGGAGTACCAAAAACCGGCCTTTTCCAAACAGTCGATTTATACGAAGGACGTAACATGACCCAAGTGTTAAATTCCATTCTTCAATTAGGCTCAGAA GCGCAACGACATGGTTTCAACGGAATGACAATCGGTCCGAAACCAACCGAGAAAAACTTCCGCGAATTCTCTGACGCACAACTGAAGGCCGGACAAGGTATCATTGGTCTGCAAGCTGGTACAAACAAGTGCGCCTCGCAGAAGGGTATGGGTATGGGTGCTACCAGGCACATCTCTGATATCAAGGTGGACGATATGTCCAAAGAAGGCCAGGGCGTCATTGGGCTTCAGGCTGGCTCAAACAAAGGTGCTAGCCAATCGGGCATGAGTCTTGGGGCTACAAGGCATATTTCTGATATCAAGGTCGATAGCATGTCAGCTGAAGGTCAAGGAGTCATCGGTCTCCAAGCTGGTTCTAACAAAGGCGCTAGCCAATCCGGCATGAGCATTGGAGCTACGAGGCATATTTCTGATATCAAGGTCGATAGCATGTCAGCTGAAGGTCAAGGAGTCATCGGTCTCCAAGCTGGTTCAAACAAAGGCGCTAGCCAATCCGGCATGAGCATTGGAGCTACGAGACACATTTCTGACATCAAGGTAGACGGTGCATCGCGAGAAGGTCAAGGTGTAATCGGTCTGCAAATGGGCACGAACCAGGGAGCCAACCAATCCGGCATGAACATCGGGAACACTCGACATATTGTTGATTAA
- the LOC141907905 gene encoding uncharacterized protein LOC141907905 isoform X1, translating into MVDIHQVLKDRMFYLASKYDPNHERDVIDWVQNLLSIELKPGMTEMKNQLLNGQILVKLVKRIFEGTPQLPAKAANFKFKLNESDAPFKKMENINNFLKAIEFYGVPKTGLFQTVDLYEGRNMTQVLNSILQLGSEAQRHGFNGMTIGPKPTEKNFREFSDAQLKAGQGIIGLQAGTNKCASQKGMGMGATRHISDIKVDDMSKEGQGVIGLQAGSNKGASQSGMSLGATRHISDIKVDSMSAEGQGVIGLQAGSNKGASQSGMSIGATRHISDIKVDSMSAEGQGVIGLQAGSNKGASQSGMSIGATRHISDIKVDGASREGQGVIGLQMGTNQGANQSGMNIGNTRHIVD; encoded by the exons ATGGTGGACATCCATCAAGTACTCAAGGATCGCATGTTCTAC TTGGCATCAAAATATGACCCGAACCACGAGCGCGATGTCATCGACTGGGTTCAAAATCTGCTCAGTATTGAACTCAAGCCCGGCATGACCGAAATGAAAAATCAGCTGTTAAATGGGCAGATTTTAGTGAA ACTGGTAAAACGTATCTTCGAAGGGACACCGCAACTTCCGGCCAAGGCAGCCaacttcaaattcaaactcaacGAATCCGATGCACCTTTCAAAAAG atggaaaatatcaataactTCTTGAAAGCCATCGAGTTTTACGGAGTACCAAAAACCGGCCTTTTCCAAACAGTCGATTTATACGAAGGACGTAACATGACCCAAGTGTTAAATTCCATTCTTCAATTAGGCTCAGAA GCGCAACGACATGGTTTCAACGGAATGACAATCGGTCCGAAACCAACCGAGAAAAACTTCCGCGAATTCTCTGACGCACAACTGAAGGCCGGACAAGGTATCATTGGTCTGCAAGCTGGTACAAACAAGTGCGCCTCGCAGAAGGGTATGGGTATGGGTGCTACCAGGCACATCTCTGATATCAAGGTGGACGATATGTCCAAAGAAGGCCAGGGCGTCATTGGGCTTCAGGCTGGCTCAAACAAAGGTGCTAGCCAATCGGGCATGAGTCTTGGGGCTACAAGGCATATTTCTGATATCAAGGTCGATAGCATGTCAGCTGAAGGTCAAGGAGTCATCGGTCTCCAAGCTGGTTCTAACAAAGGCGCTAGCCAATCCGGCATGAGCATTGGAGCTACGAGGCATATTTCTGATATCAAGGTCGATAGCATGTCAGCTGAAGGTCAAGGAGTCATCGGTCTCCAAGCTGGTTCAAACAAAGGCGCTAGCCAATCCGGCATGAGCATTGGAGCTACGAGACACATTTCTGACATCAAGGTAGACGGTGCATCGCGAGAAGGTCAAGGTGTAATCGGTCTGCAAATGGGCACGAACCAGGGAGCCAACCAATCCGGCATGAACATCGGGAACACTCGACATATTGTTGATTAA